In Oscillatoria acuminata PCC 6304, a single window of DNA contains:
- a CDS encoding Coq4 family protein yields MGIQIKQLYRAFQLYQKSGKLGDFALLKADALGAKANPNLAPKLAAVTGYYPDIHVEHLLQHPPGTFGREYAEHLTTNRLKPFNVSPEFDAIAQRNVFALRYAVTHDIFHCLLGFDTSYAGEIGVLAFAAAQNYSPSLQVGLTFAKLLYPLLAPRQRGAIRANLAKGEELGKQADFLLGYRFEDHWHEPVAEVRQRLGLPATVEES; encoded by the coding sequence ATGGGCATTCAAATTAAACAGCTCTATCGCGCCTTTCAACTTTACCAGAAATCCGGGAAATTAGGGGATTTTGCTCTGTTAAAGGCTGATGCTTTGGGTGCTAAAGCCAATCCGAATCTGGCCCCCAAACTGGCAGCGGTCACGGGATACTATCCGGATATTCATGTTGAACACTTGTTACAACATCCCCCCGGTACTTTCGGGCGGGAGTATGCCGAACATCTCACAACAAATAGACTGAAACCCTTTAATGTCAGCCCCGAATTCGATGCGATCGCCCAACGAAATGTTTTCGCCCTGCGCTATGCGGTGACTCACGATATTTTCCACTGTTTGCTCGGCTTTGATACCAGCTATGCCGGAGAAATCGGCGTTTTAGCCTTTGCTGCGGCACAAAATTATAGTCCCTCCCTCCAAGTCGGTCTCACTTTCGCCAAACTTCTCTATCCGCTGTTGGCCCCTAGACAGCGCGGGGCAATCCGGGCTAATCTAGCCAAAGGAGAAGAACTGGGAAAACAGGCTGATTTTTTACTGGGTTATCGATTTGAAGACCATTGGCACGAACCAGTCGCCGAAGTGCGACAGCGTTTAGGATTACCCGCCACGGTTGAAGAGAGTTAA
- a CDS encoding PAS domain-containing sensor histidine kinase — protein MNGSSDWDKSQPQLIAELEELRREVDLLRGETHAPEASPTSIPLSADENRVRNILHLAPLPLMIHAQDGEVIQINKAWTDLTGYHHQDIPTITHWTRQAHPDCSQTVQACIAELYNLQERICTAEYTITTKTGQHRIWEFTCASLGTLADGRRVAISMATDITDRKQTEALLQQTNLELETRVAERTAQLSALTDRLQQQAQLVNLAHDTILTRDLKGQITFWNRGAERMYGISQSEAIGQISHQLLASEFPQPLAEIEAELLRVGYWEGEITHTPPQGTPLVVASRWVLQYDEFQQPLQVLEINNNITRRQQAEADLRETESQFRQVAENIRDVFWSNDINSKQLLYINPAYEKMWGRSSETLYQNPDDWLNAVHPEDRPRVEQGMSETALKGEYDQEYRILLPDGSLRWIHARAFPIRDQGGKLVRVAGLAMDITDRKTAQRALQASQARLAGLVEIARDGIISVDGKQRITLFNQGAERIFGYGAAEVLGQPLDLLMPNRFVRNHRLLVENFGKTSGRTQSMGERTEIIALRADGTEFPAEASISKLEIEGEQIFTAILRDISDRKRTEAALSQLAAIVEDSEDAIFSKTLDGTVVSWNASAERLFGYSPAEVIGQSILNLIIPSDRQSEESTLLEKIIQGESVQQFETVRRRKNETLIHVALTISPVKDGQGHIMGISTIARDISDRHQIERMKNEFISIVSHEIRTPLTSIRGAIGLLASGMYDNKPERVQRMLEIALTDSDRLVRLVNDILDLERLESGRLELVKERCDAAHAIAQAVEGLQAIADKAGVRFSLPPGTATVWASPDALQQVLTNLLSNAIKFSPPQSIITLTVQPQWQGVLFAVRDSGRGIPPDKLEMIFNPFQQIDASDSRQKGGTGLGLTICQRLVHQHGGRIWVESTLGEGSTFYFTLDDPPS, from the coding sequence ATGAACGGCAGTTCCGATTGGGATAAAAGCCAACCACAACTGATTGCCGAACTCGAAGAACTTCGCCGGGAAGTCGATCTCTTGCGCGGGGAGACCCACGCACCAGAGGCATCCCCAACCTCAATCCCGTTATCAGCGGATGAAAATCGGGTTCGCAACATCCTCCATCTGGCCCCTCTTCCCCTGATGATCCATGCCCAAGATGGGGAAGTCATCCAAATCAACAAAGCCTGGACCGACCTCACCGGATATCATCATCAGGACATTCCCACCATCACCCACTGGACTCGGCAAGCTCATCCCGACTGCTCCCAAACCGTTCAAGCCTGCATTGCCGAACTCTACAATTTGCAGGAACGTATCTGTACCGCAGAATACACCATCACCACCAAAACCGGCCAACACCGAATTTGGGAGTTTACCTGTGCCTCCCTGGGAACCCTTGCCGATGGACGGCGAGTGGCGATTAGTATGGCAACGGATATCACCGATCGCAAACAAACCGAAGCCCTGCTGCAACAAACCAATCTGGAACTCGAAACCCGAGTGGCAGAACGGACCGCCCAACTGAGCGCCCTCACCGATCGCCTGCAACAACAAGCCCAACTTGTAAATTTAGCCCACGATACCATCCTCACCCGAGACCTCAAGGGTCAGATCACCTTCTGGAACCGGGGTGCGGAACGAATGTATGGGATTTCCCAATCCGAGGCGATCGGGCAAATTTCTCACCAACTCCTCGCCTCCGAATTTCCCCAACCCCTTGCTGAAATCGAAGCCGAACTCCTGAGAGTGGGATACTGGGAAGGGGAAATTACCCATACCCCACCCCAGGGAACCCCCTTGGTCGTGGCTTCGCGCTGGGTCTTGCAGTACGATGAATTTCAACAGCCCCTGCAAGTGCTGGAAATTAACAACAATATTACCCGTCGCCAACAAGCTGAAGCCGACCTGCGCGAAACTGAGTCTCAGTTCCGTCAAGTGGCGGAAAATATTCGCGATGTCTTCTGGAGTAATGATATCAACAGCAAACAACTGCTCTACATCAATCCGGCTTATGAAAAAATGTGGGGTCGCAGTAGTGAAACGCTGTATCAGAACCCTGACGACTGGCTGAATGCGGTTCATCCAGAAGACCGTCCCCGAGTGGAACAGGGGATGAGTGAAACCGCTTTAAAGGGGGAATATGATCAAGAGTATCGGATCTTGCTCCCCGATGGTTCCCTGCGCTGGATTCACGCTCGCGCTTTTCCGATTCGGGATCAGGGGGGAAAATTAGTGAGAGTAGCGGGATTGGCAATGGATATCACCGATCGCAAAACCGCCCAACGAGCATTACAAGCCTCTCAAGCGCGATTAGCTGGGTTGGTGGAAATTGCCCGAGATGGGATCATTTCAGTGGATGGGAAACAACGGATTACCCTGTTTAATCAAGGTGCAGAACGCATTTTTGGCTATGGTGCTGCGGAGGTTTTGGGTCAACCCTTGGACCTGTTGATGCCGAATCGCTTTGTCAGAAATCACCGTCTCCTAGTCGAGAATTTTGGCAAAACCTCGGGTCGCACACAATCGATGGGAGAACGGACGGAAATCATCGCCCTGCGTGCCGATGGGACGGAGTTTCCCGCAGAAGCCTCGATTTCTAAGTTAGAGATTGAGGGAGAACAAATTTTTACGGCAATTTTGCGCGATATTAGCGATCGCAAACGCACCGAAGCCGCGTTATCTCAACTGGCGGCGATCGTGGAGGATTCGGAAGATGCGATTTTTAGCAAAACCCTGGATGGGACTGTGGTGAGTTGGAATGCCAGTGCCGAACGCTTATTTGGGTACTCTCCCGCCGAGGTGATCGGTCAGTCGATTTTGAACTTAATCATCCCCAGCGATCGCCAGTCCGAGGAAAGCACTCTGCTGGAGAAAATTATCCAGGGTGAATCGGTGCAACAGTTTGAAACAGTGCGCAGACGAAAGAATGAGACTTTGATTCATGTCGCCTTGACGATTTCTCCGGTGAAAGATGGTCAGGGTCACATCATGGGGATTTCCACGATCGCCCGGGACATTAGCGATCGCCATCAAATTGAGCGGATGAAAAATGAATTTATCTCGATTGTTTCTCACGAAATTCGCACTCCTCTCACTTCAATTCGCGGGGCGATCGGACTTCTCGCCAGTGGAATGTATGACAATAAGCCAGAACGAGTCCAGCGAATGCTAGAAATTGCCCTCACCGACAGCGATCGCTTGGTGCGTCTGGTGAATGATATTCTGGATTTAGAGCGTCTGGAGTCCGGTCGTCTGGAATTAGTCAAGGAACGGTGTGATGCCGCCCATGCGATCGCCCAAGCCGTAGAAGGTCTACAGGCGATCGCAGACAAAGCAGGAGTCCGCTTCTCCTTACCCCCCGGGACCGCCACGGTCTGGGCCTCTCCTGATGCCCTTCAGCAGGTTTTGACCAATTTGCTCAGTAATGCCATTAAATTTTCTCCCCCTCAAAGTATCATTACCCTCACGGTTCAACCCCAATGGCAAGGGGTTCTATTCGCCGTCCGAGACTCCGGTCGAGGAATTCCACCGGATAAACTAGAGATGATTTTTAACCCTTTCCAGCAGATAGATGCCTCTGACTCCCGGCAAAAAGGGGGAACCGGGTTAGGGTTGACCATTTGTCAGCGGCTGGTTCATCAACATGGAGGCCGCATCTGGGTCGAAAGTACCCTGGGTGAGGGGAGTACCTTTTACTTTACCCTAGACGATCCTCCCAGTTGA
- a CDS encoding response regulator yields MKIILVEDDEPASAALSVALRKQNYSVEAASDGETALELATMLECDLILLDLVIPKLDGISLCRKLREQGYQKPILLLTAKDSPQDIVTGLDAGADDYVVKPYNLSELMARIRALLRRGTTPVTETLTWLELCLNPVSGEVTWNGQSLGVTATEYKLLELFLRNPQRVFSRSAIIDRLWSFDDSPTENAVTVHIKDLRQKFKAIGIDNDPIETVYGLGYRLKPATEPNPETPETEPAPGSKTPTPGKKLQAIASIAQILEKYRPRLNEQIALLRQAYNALAAGELTNELQERAIQEAHKLAGSLGPFGYLEGSNLARKIEYLLMSPTPLKTAETHQLEQLTRALAAELTKPPTEISLEVPSSPQAPTLLVVDSDRAIATALNTQAANLGMGVESALTLTAARQAIAQTTPDLILLDIACPETSTSPGEKAGLRWLQEVAHQFPTLPILVFTALDNLADRVAVSRCGGRGFLLKPASSDQILKAIAQVLPPKATPEAKVLIVDDDPTALAVMKELLQPWGLEVTTLDNPEKFWEILTAVAPDLLILDLEMPKFNGIDLCQVVRQDPDWGDLPILVVTAHTDAQSLRQVFAVGADDFIGKPIVGPELVTRITSRIERDRFRQQLEALKHQTKEKQP; encoded by the coding sequence ATGAAAATAATTCTAGTTGAAGATGACGAACCGGCCAGTGCCGCGCTTTCCGTTGCCTTGAGAAAGCAGAACTATAGCGTAGAAGCAGCCAGCGATGGGGAAACAGCCCTAGAACTGGCAACGATGTTGGAATGCGACCTAATTTTACTCGACTTAGTAATTCCCAAACTCGATGGGATCAGCTTGTGCCGGAAACTGCGGGAACAAGGCTATCAAAAACCCATCCTGCTCCTGACGGCGAAAGACTCTCCCCAGGATATTGTCACCGGGTTGGATGCGGGGGCGGATGATTATGTGGTCAAACCCTATAATCTCTCGGAACTGATGGCGCGGATTCGGGCCTTGCTACGACGGGGGACAACTCCAGTTACCGAGACCCTAACTTGGTTAGAGTTGTGCTTAAACCCCGTCTCTGGGGAAGTCACCTGGAATGGGCAATCCTTGGGGGTGACAGCGACGGAATATAAGCTCTTGGAACTGTTTTTGAGAAATCCGCAACGGGTGTTTAGTCGCAGCGCGATTATCGATCGCCTCTGGTCCTTTGATGATTCCCCCACGGAAAATGCCGTTACCGTTCATATTAAAGACCTGCGGCAGAAATTCAAAGCCATCGGCATTGACAATGACCCGATTGAAACCGTCTACGGACTCGGGTATCGACTCAAACCCGCTACAGAGCCCAATCCCGAGACTCCCGAAACTGAACCGGCCCCAGGGTCCAAGACTCCCACCCCGGGCAAAAAATTACAAGCGATCGCCTCCATTGCCCAAATTCTGGAAAAATATCGACCCCGGTTAAACGAACAAATTGCCCTGTTACGGCAAGCCTACAACGCCCTAGCTGCCGGGGAACTCACCAACGAACTCCAGGAACGAGCTATCCAGGAAGCCCATAAATTGGCCGGGTCCTTGGGTCCCTTCGGCTATTTAGAAGGCTCCAACTTGGCCCGGAAAATAGAATACCTGCTGATGTCACCCACCCCCCTAAAGACTGCCGAAACCCACCAATTGGAGCAACTGACCCGAGCTTTAGCCGCAGAACTGACCAAACCCCCGACTGAGATCAGCCTAGAAGTCCCCTCCTCTCCCCAAGCGCCGACCCTGCTGGTGGTGGACTCCGATCGCGCGATCGCCACCGCCCTCAACACCCAAGCGGCCAACCTCGGAATGGGGGTAGAAAGCGCCCTCACCCTCACCGCAGCGCGTCAAGCGATCGCCCAGACAACGCCGGACCTAATCCTCCTAGATATCGCCTGTCCCGAAACCAGCACCTCCCCCGGGGAAAAAGCGGGACTGCGATGGTTGCAGGAAGTCGCCCACCAATTTCCCACCCTGCCGATTCTCGTCTTTACCGCCCTGGATAACCTCGCCGATCGCGTCGCTGTCTCGCGCTGTGGGGGACGGGGATTTTTGCTCAAACCCGCCTCCAGTGACCAAATTTTAAAAGCGATCGCCCAAGTCCTCCCGCCCAAAGCCACCCCAGAAGCCAAGGTCCTGATCGTCGATGACGACCCTACCGCCCTCGCCGTTATGAAAGAACTCCTGCAACCCTGGGGACTCGAAGTCACCACCCTAGACAATCCTGAAAAATTTTGGGAGATTTTGACCGCCGTGGCCCCGGACCTCCTAATTTTGGATCTAGAGATGCCAAAATTTAATGGAATTGACCTCTGTCAAGTAGTGCGACAAGATCCAGACTGGGGGGATCTGCCAATTTTAGTCGTCACCGCGCATACCGATGCTCAATCCCTGCGCCAAGTATTCGCCGTAGGGGCCGATGATTTTATTGGCAAACCGATTGTGGGGCCCGAATTAGTCACACGCATTACCAGCCGGATCGAACGCGATCGCTTTCGGCAACAACTCGAAGCCCTCAAACACCAAACAAAGGAAAAGCAGCCATGA
- a CDS encoding Uma2 family endonuclease, whose amino-acid sequence MEVQLKQIILQPSTQFLITDVSWPMYEQLLEEYAEKPGVRINYSQGVLEVMVPLPEHEDDKIIISNLFEVLLEELDIEFRNLASTTFKSESMQQGLEADSSFYIENEAAIRGKKRIDLTVDPPPDLAIEIDITARTRFNNYEALGVGELWRFDGTRLEINVLQGGQYVQVSESPHFPGLPLGEVIPQYLEQSKVEGRNKAIKAFRAWVRGRIEVS is encoded by the coding sequence ATGGAAGTTCAACTTAAACAAATTATTCTACAACCGAGTACACAATTCTTGATAACTGATGTTAGTTGGCCGATGTATGAACAACTGTTAGAGGAGTATGCTGAAAAACCGGGGGTGCGGATTAATTATAGTCAGGGGGTCTTAGAAGTTATGGTGCCATTGCCGGAACATGAAGATGATAAAATTATTATTAGTAACTTGTTTGAAGTTTTGCTGGAAGAACTCGATATTGAGTTTAGAAATCTTGCTTCGACTACCTTTAAAAGTGAAAGTATGCAACAGGGTTTAGAAGCCGATAGCTCCTTCTACATTGAAAATGAGGCAGCTATCCGAGGGAAAAAGCGGATTGATTTAACGGTAGACCCGCCCCCGGATTTGGCGATTGAAATTGATATCACGGCTCGGACTCGGTTTAATAATTATGAGGCATTAGGGGTTGGGGAACTGTGGCGGTTTGACGGGACTAGGTTGGAAATCAATGTGTTGCAAGGGGGGCAATATGTTCAGGTGAGTGAAAGTCCTCATTTTCCTGGGTTGCCTTTGGGTGAGGTGATTCCCCAGTATTTAGAGCAAAGTAAAGTTGAAGGCAGAAATAAGGCTATTAAGGCGTTTCGCGCTTGGGTGAGGGGGAGGATTGAGGTAAGCTAG
- a CDS encoding glutamate synthase subunit beta — MGKPTGFIEFLRELPSELNPLDRIANWDEFHLHMEEEKLQTQASRCMDCGTPFCHTGTLISGMASGCPVNNLIPEWNDLVYRGLWHEALDRLHKTNNFPEFTGRVCPAPCEGSCVLGITNPAVTIKNIENTIADKGWDEGWITPEPPEKRTGKKVAVIGSGPAGLAAAAQLNRVGHGVTVYERADRPGGLLMYGIPNMKLDKEQVVLRRIKLLEDEGVKFVCNTEVGKDITAQQLMEEYDAVILCTGATKPRDLPIEGRDLQGIYFAMDFLTGNTKAVLDRHKNGSFISAEGKDVVIIGGGDTGTDCVGTSVRHGCNSVVQLEILPKPPETRASNNPWPEWPKVYKLDYGQEEAAAKFGADPRVYTTTATKFEGDDKGRVKAVHTVVVEWLKDEQGRFTPKPVPGTEKVVPTQLVLLAMGFLGPEQPLLDSLGLERDGRSNVKAEHENYTTSLPGVFAAGDCRRGQSLVVWAINEGRGVARECDRYLMGNTDLP; from the coding sequence ATGGGAAAACCCACTGGCTTTATTGAATTCCTGCGCGAATTACCGTCTGAACTGAACCCCCTCGATCGCATCGCCAATTGGGATGAGTTCCACCTACACATGGAGGAGGAGAAACTTCAAACCCAGGCGTCGCGGTGTATGGATTGTGGCACTCCGTTCTGTCATACCGGCACCCTGATTAGTGGGATGGCAAGCGGTTGTCCGGTGAATAACCTGATCCCGGAATGGAATGACCTGGTGTATCGGGGTCTGTGGCATGAAGCGCTCGATCGCCTCCACAAAACGAACAATTTCCCGGAATTTACGGGTCGCGTCTGTCCCGCGCCTTGTGAAGGGTCCTGCGTCTTGGGGATTACGAACCCGGCGGTGACGATTAAAAATATTGAAAATACCATCGCGGACAAGGGATGGGATGAGGGGTGGATTACCCCGGAACCCCCGGAAAAACGCACGGGGAAAAAAGTGGCTGTGATTGGTTCCGGTCCTGCGGGATTGGCGGCAGCAGCACAGTTGAACCGGGTGGGACATGGGGTCACGGTGTATGAAAGGGCCGATCGCCCCGGTGGATTGCTGATGTATGGCATTCCTAACATGAAGTTGGATAAGGAACAAGTGGTCTTGCGCCGGATTAAACTCCTGGAAGATGAAGGGGTGAAATTTGTCTGTAATACAGAAGTGGGCAAAGATATCACGGCGCAACAACTGATGGAAGAGTATGATGCGGTGATTCTCTGTACTGGCGCAACTAAACCCCGGGATTTACCGATTGAAGGGCGCGATTTACAGGGGATTTACTTCGCGATGGACTTTCTCACGGGCAATACCAAAGCTGTCCTAGACCGACACAAAAATGGTAGCTTTATTTCCGCCGAAGGCAAAGATGTGGTGATTATTGGCGGTGGAGACACGGGAACCGACTGCGTGGGTACTTCCGTGCGTCATGGATGCAACAGTGTGGTGCAGTTGGAAATTTTGCCGAAACCCCCAGAAACTCGGGCATCTAACAATCCTTGGCCCGAATGGCCGAAGGTGTATAAGTTAGATTATGGTCAGGAAGAGGCAGCAGCGAAATTTGGGGCTGACCCTCGGGTTTATACCACGACTGCCACGAAGTTTGAGGGCGATGACAAAGGCCGGGTGAAAGCGGTACATACGGTGGTGGTAGAATGGCTCAAGGATGAGCAAGGTCGTTTTACTCCGAAGCCGGTTCCGGGAACTGAGAAGGTGGTTCCGACTCAGTTGGTGTTGTTGGCGATGGGATTTTTGGGTCCCGAACAGCCGTTATTGGATTCTTTGGGATTGGAACGGGATGGTCGCAGCAATGTGAAGGCGGAGCATGAAAACTATACAACCAGTCTTCCTGGGGTGTTTGCGGCAGGAGATTGTCGCCGGGGTCAGAGTCTGGTGGTTTGGGCGATTAATGAAGGTCGTGGGGTGGCACGGGAGTGCGATCGCTACCTGATGGGAAATACGGATTTACCGTAA
- a CDS encoding DEAD/DEAH box helicase produces MVDFKKRLGFRAIEKKINPVEIYDELDRRSETGPLRPVQQQVLAEWWSNRKEDKDLILKLHTGQGKTLIGLLMLQSQLNQKKGPCLYVCPNKYLVEQTCQEAEKFGIGYVKIGPDNSLPEEFLSSEKILITHIQKFFNGKSIFGIGGKFVTVNTIILDDSHACIDFIKKSFKIVLKKEHELYLKILNLFKQDLNKQGEGRLFEIQNGSGENTSIPVPYWSWEDKKQEIIAFLGEYNEDKDITFTWPLIKDRIGNCQCIISGREIEISPFVSLIHEFRSFGQARHRILMSATTQNDSFFIKGFGLSVESVKNPLTHKYEKWWGEKMILIPSLIRDDLDKNKIIPRFAQSKETREVGIVVITSSFKKAKLYENNGAVICKTEDIFERVNQLKNGHDYSKTIVFVNRYDGIDLPDDSCRLLIMDSLPYANSLSDKYEEECRSNSDFINIQIAQRIEQGMGRSVRGEKDYSVIILLGKDLIKFVKSSLTNKFFSSQTRKQIEIGLEIANIVNEDNSEQPQSPKNQSLHILQELMKQCVARDEGWKEFYREKMNDVNQDENFYQSQEIDILSLEKKAADSFYKNDAESAVKYIQQLIDSYCQDRTDDDDDDEKAWYLQILARYKYTLSKVDANKIQKSAYQKNQRLLKPQDGITYEKTNYINDGRIKKIKTWIMSDPSYEQLMLKVEAMLDDLSFGQPSEKFERALQDLGKAIGFQSKRPDREFKTGPDNLWCVENNDYFIFECKSEVDDNRREIIKTETGQMNNHCAWFEQEYKTARVKTILIIPTNKVASNANFTHEVTIMKRNKLESLKNSVKGFFKEIKDYKIPELSDAKIQEWLLVHKLDLKSLKTHYTESYYPKK; encoded by the coding sequence ATGGTTGATTTCAAAAAGAGATTGGGTTTTAGAGCGATTGAGAAGAAAATAAATCCAGTTGAGATTTATGATGAATTGGACAGGAGAAGTGAAACAGGTCCTCTACGTCCCGTTCAACAACAAGTATTAGCTGAGTGGTGGTCAAATCGGAAAGAGGATAAAGACTTGATTTTAAAATTACATACTGGGCAAGGCAAAACCTTGATTGGGTTATTAATGCTCCAATCTCAATTGAATCAGAAAAAAGGACCTTGCTTATATGTTTGTCCTAACAAATATTTGGTAGAACAAACGTGCCAGGAGGCTGAAAAATTTGGAATTGGATATGTAAAGATTGGTCCAGATAATTCTTTGCCCGAAGAATTTTTGAGTTCGGAAAAAATACTGATTACACATATTCAAAAATTTTTCAATGGCAAATCTATTTTTGGTATTGGCGGAAAATTTGTAACCGTTAACACTATCATTTTAGATGATTCCCATGCTTGCATAGATTTTATAAAAAAATCTTTTAAAATTGTATTAAAGAAAGAACATGAACTTTATTTAAAAATACTCAATTTATTTAAACAGGATTTAAATAAACAAGGAGAAGGAAGGTTGTTTGAAATCCAAAATGGAAGTGGAGAAAATACTTCTATACCCGTACCTTATTGGAGTTGGGAAGATAAAAAGCAAGAAATAATCGCATTTTTAGGCGAGTACAACGAAGATAAAGATATAACATTTACTTGGCCATTAATCAAGGATAGAATTGGAAATTGCCAATGTATTATCAGTGGAAGAGAAATAGAAATTAGTCCGTTTGTAAGTTTAATTCATGAATTCAGAAGCTTTGGTCAAGCTAGACATAGAATTTTGATGTCAGCCACCACTCAAAATGATTCTTTTTTTATAAAAGGATTTGGACTGAGTGTAGAATCCGTCAAAAATCCTTTGACTCATAAATATGAAAAATGGTGGGGTGAAAAAATGATTTTAATTCCTTCACTTATTCGAGACGACTTAGATAAAAATAAAATTATACCAAGATTTGCCCAGTCTAAGGAGACTAGAGAGGTAGGTATAGTAGTCATTACGTCTAGTTTTAAAAAGGCAAAATTATATGAAAACAATGGAGCAGTGATATGTAAAACAGAGGATATCTTTGAAAGAGTTAATCAATTAAAAAATGGTCATGATTATAGTAAAACAATTGTTTTTGTTAATAGATATGATGGGATAGATTTGCCGGATGATTCTTGCCGCCTTCTTATTATGGATTCTCTACCGTATGCAAACTCTCTCAGCGATAAATATGAAGAAGAGTGCCGATCAAATAGCGATTTCATAAATATTCAAATTGCTCAAAGGATAGAGCAGGGAATGGGTAGAAGTGTAAGAGGAGAAAAAGATTATAGCGTTATTATATTGCTTGGCAAAGATTTAATAAAATTTGTAAAGAGTAGCTTAACCAATAAGTTTTTTTCATCACAAACTAGAAAACAAATAGAGATAGGACTTGAAATTGCTAACATTGTAAACGAAGACAATAGTGAGCAACCTCAAAGTCCTAAAAATCAATCTTTACATATTCTCCAGGAACTCATGAAGCAATGTGTGGCGAGAGATGAAGGCTGGAAAGAATTTTATAGAGAGAAAATGAATGATGTAAATCAGGATGAAAATTTTTATCAATCTCAGGAGATAGATATTCTTAGCTTAGAAAAAAAAGCAGCCGATAGCTTTTACAAAAATGATGCTGAGAGTGCAGTCAAATACATACAACAACTTATTGACTCTTATTGCCAAGATAGGACTGATGATGATGATGATGATGAAAAAGCATGGTATCTTCAGATACTTGCTCGTTATAAGTACACACTCAGCAAGGTAGATGCCAACAAAATTCAAAAGAGTGCCTATCAAAAAAATCAGCGTCTTCTTAAACCACAAGATGGGATAACGTATGAAAAAACAAATTATATAAATGATGGTAGAATAAAAAAGATAAAAACCTGGATAATGTCTGACCCTAGTTATGAACAACTAATGCTTAAGGTAGAGGCAATGCTTGATGATTTGAGTTTTGGGCAGCCTTCAGAAAAATTTGAAAGAGCGCTTCAAGATTTAGGGAAAGCAATAGGATTTCAAAGTAAAAGACCTGATCGAGAATTTAAAACAGGACCCGATAATTTATGGTGTGTTGAAAATAACGATTATTTCATTTTTGAATGCAAAAGTGAAGTAGATGATAATCGTCGTGAAATCATTAAAACAGAAACCGGCCAAATGAATAATCATTGCGCTTGGTTTGAGCAGGAATATAAGACGGCAAGGGTAAAAACAATATTAATTATTCCAACTAATAAAGTAGCCAGTAATGCTAATTTCACGCATGAAGTTACTATTATGAAAAGAAACAAACTTGAGTCTTTGAAAAATAGTGTTAAGGGATTTTTCAAAGAAATCAAAGATTATAAAATACCCGAGTTAAGTGATGCTAAAATACAAGAATGGCTGCTAGTTCACAAGTTGGATCTTAAGTCTCTTAAAACCCATTATACGGAAAGTTATTACCCTAAAAAATAA
- a CDS encoding YgiT-type zinc finger protein codes for MTNNFPQETLIEKRVTYTLEMNGKFFMIENVPARVCEKTGESFFSPETVVRIQQMIWGQEKPK; via the coding sequence ATGACTAATAATTTTCCCCAAGAAACATTGATAGAAAAAAGAGTAACTTACACTTTAGAGATGAATGGCAAATTTTTTATGATTGAAAATGTCCCCGCCCGAGTTTGTGAAAAAACGGGGGAATCGTTCTTTTCTCCTGAGACAGTAGTACGAATTCAGCAAATGATTTGGGGACAAGAAAAACCTAAGTGA